From the genome of Eremothecium gossypii ATCC 10895 chromosome I, complete sequence:
CGGGCTCACAGACGACTCCGCTACCAAGCTGCTGGCCACGCTCGACGCCGAATCCAGCCGCGACCTCAGGGGCAAGCCCGTCTACCTCTTGACCTCCctcgccggcggcggcttCCACATGCCCTCCCGCACCAACCGCCTCGCCACCATCCTCACTGCCAATCAGATCGACTTCCAGTACCGGGACTGTGGCAGCGACGACGCGGCCCGCACCCACTGGAAGCGGCAGGGCCGCGGCAGATCGCTACCAGCCATCATGGTCGGCGACGCTGTCGTAGGCAACTGGCACGAGTTCGACGAGGCCAACGAAGAATGGAAGGTCCGCCAGCTCTGCGGCCTCTGAGCCCCCTACCTACTTAGTACACAATATTTATTTTATCTATGCGTCAGCTATTCTCCAGCGCGTTGCTAGCGCCTCGCCGGGTCCCAAAAGAGTGCTCCCGGCGCCTTCTGGGGTGCCGCTCGCCGCCGACCAGTCATCGCCTCTTGCTTATTGTCTCGAGCGCCCAGCGACCACGCCGTTCTGCCCAACTCGTCCATCCGCCGTAACGCGCAATTGCCACATGATGCATGGGTGCTCTCCGAATATGACGCGCGGCACAGAGCAAACTCTGTAATGTGTCCAATGTGGAATCCAGCCACGGCGTGGGCGGTTGAATGGCTATCTTCGCTTAGCTAATATACGCGACCTGCCTCGGGCCCGAGCGTGCGGCGAATTTAGCATCGCCCTTTAGAGCCTTTTTCTGTTCGACGCCATTGTTTGGACCGTACAATGCCTCAGCACGCTGCGCCGTTATCTTCGTACCGCTTTAGGGAGAAGTGGCAATTGTTCCCTGCGGAGTCGGCGTCTTCTTTTTGCCGAAGGACATTATTAGGTAATCGCGTCGGCCTAGACAGGCCCACACGCGAGCAGGTGCTAAACAAGGAGTCCGAACCAGCTTGGTCTGTGCGTACGCGTGGCGCAGGCCTGCGAGCGCCTTTGGATACAGCACGCTCGCGCCCTATGGTAACGAACTGAGCGCAGGCTCGCAGCGAGGCCCAGATAGACATGCTTAGAGCGAACGTAGCCATGCCGGATGGAGCCTGGTAATGGCGCCCCACCCAGAGGACTGTTTTCTTTTGTGGAGTAGGTTAGCGAGAGGTAATTATAAATACCTGAACGATATTTCCCTAAGGCATAAGGGTGGGCGCTCAGCAGTTATCGTTCATAGCAGCGGCACAGCGAAAAGCGGACACTGACTAGCAGCGCATATTTTTCTACGACGTTTGGCTTTTATTGGTTTTCTGATTGTTGCACTAGTATTTGGTATTTTCGGTTTTGCAGCTGATATCATTCATAGAGTCAAAAGTTGTTTGTATTGGTTCCCATTGAGACTACAGTGTCGACCCGGCTAGTTAGCGCCCACACCAGAGAGACGGGCGGCGAGACTAAGCGAACTGCGAGCTCCAGTGAAGCGGCCGTGAATCCATTACTGCCGGTGTCCGCGCAGACCACCCAGCACGCAGCAAGATGGCGATCTCAGCCATCGCTAAGGACATCACTCGGTTTACGCTGCAGAACGTGAACGATGTAATATCCTTCAAGCCGCACCTCTGCCACGAGGTGCCCGCGCGCCACTACGACATGCTGCGCCAAGAGTACATTTCCTACACTGGCACGTCCATTAGGAAAAACAAGTGCAAGCTGTTTTACCTGCCCACGAACGTTTCGGACGAACTGCACATAATGAAGCAGCTGTCTCCGGACATAGGGATGGGGTCGGGCCACGGAGGTGCTGTGCAAGAGCATTGCGGCGTAAAAATGGAGAACAATGGGGCATGGGCGCCAGAGAAAAACGGAGGCTATGGGGGGAACAGCCGTACAGTGTACTACAAGAAAAGGTTAATTACGGAGTTGGACTACGAGAACGTGAAGCGCGTGGAGAAGGCGTGCATGCTGATAGCGTATGCTGCTGTAAACCAGTGCCTGCATATAGAGACATCTGATGGCAAAAGCAGCGGGGGGCTTCCTTATAGCCGCAGTGCGGGcgacgatgacgacgagGAGCGCGACCACGGCCCAGGTTCCGGAGAGGAGTACTGCGAGGAGTGCGCCCGTAAGTCATTGGAGCGCGGGGAAATGCTCGGGTTCCGGGAGCTAGGGTACCTGATCAATATCACGCCGTGGCACTTCCACCGGGTGTTCAAGGTGCTGGCGGGGCTGACGATCCGGGAGTACGGCCAGCTGTGCTGCGACTTCCTGAAGGGCCAGGAGGACGTTCTGTTCCGCGTGAGGGACCGTGTGACGCTCTTGCGCGAGTGCGGCCACAGCTTTTCCTGTCTAGACGACGAAGAGTTTATGGGCGAGGACGTGTCTGCGATCACGAGCCTTGACTGCGGCTCGCTGGAGGACGAGAGCGAAGAGGCGAGCGTGGTTGTGCTTCCGGACTACTTCATCGACCCCAACAAGAGCAAGGAACTCAAAAAGAAGCTGAAGGAGCAGAAGTCCAACGGTACTACCAGTGACCATGGGAACCGAATCGAGCTGCGCAAGCGAAGGTACAGTCTCATGTCTCACCGCATCATGAAGGCGTCTGCGTCCAGCATAAAGAACAACCCCACCATAATGGACTGCCTTGAGAACTGCACGATTACGCGTGACGAATACGAACGTCGGCAGAGCCAACGATACCTGCAGCGCAGCAAGCTGAAGAAGCGCGGCAAGAAACCCACACAGCTGGCGGCCGTGAGGAAGCCGCCCTACCATCGCAGGACAAGCAGCGAGTCGCATGGCATACTCAAGAATGCCGTGATGGACCAGTCGACGGTAGCCGACATGATGGCCGCAGCGGAACAGGAGAGCCAGGATTGCATCTCCCACGAGGAGTCGCTTCCCATATTCCAGGGCCCGCCCTCCGGCCGCCAGCTGGACACATCGTCTGCGTCCTCGACGTCTGCGTCCTCGTCTGCCCTGCCACCCAGCTACGACTACGACCAGGATAGCCAATCGCTTGGCCACTTCTCCAGCCCCACGCAGTCTGTTCTCGACTTCAAATTCCCGCCCGCAATGGCGACGGGGCATCAGACCCCAGACCTCAACTCGGTGCTAAACAGCACCACGCCGGTCCCGCCCCAAACCGtcgccagcgccggcaCCAGTGTCTCCAGTGGCGCCAGCTCTGCCCTTGCCGTAGGCGCATCCGCCCCGGACCCCTTTGCCGGTGACTCCTACAAGTACAGTCTTGGCGTCGGGCTGTCCTCCATGGGCACCTCGGACTCCGCCATGCTGCCGGGCGCGGGCCCTGCGGCAGGCGGCATGTTCTACGATCCCTTGGTCATGCCTACGTTCCCAGCTGCCGCCTCTGACTTCGACGCGGCCACCATAGCGGCTGCTCCCGGCACTCCCTCGCAGGGCGGGCCAGCAAACTACAATATTTCTTCTATGGTGTACTCAGGACTGCcactgcagcagcagccctcgcagcagcaacagcagcagctatTTGACTTCGGTCCACTATTCGGCGCCCCGGTGGCCTCGCAAGCTGCCCCGCCCTACACAGGCAACCCGCCCGCCCTGGGCACCATGGAATACCTGGTCTCTTCCTCGG
Proteins encoded in this window:
- a CDS encoding AAR007Wp (NOHBY105; No homolog in Saccharomyces cerevisiae; Syntenic homolog of Kluyveromyces lactis KLLA0F23111g), producing MAISAIAKDITRFTLQNVNDVISFKPHLCHEVPARHYDMLRQEYISYTGTSIRKNKCKLFYLPTNVSDELHIMKQLSPDIGMGSGHGGAVQEHCGVKMENNGAWAPEKNGGYGGNSRTVYYKKRLITELDYENVKRVEKACMLIAYAAVNQCLHIETSDGKSSGGLPYSRSAGDDDDEERDHGPGSGEEYCEECARKSLERGEMLGFRELGYLINITPWHFHRVFKVLAGLTIREYGQLCCDFLKGQEDVLFRVRDRVTLLRECGHSFSCLDDEEFMGEDVSAITSLDCGSLEDESEEASVVVLPDYFIDPNKSKELKKKLKEQKSNGTTSDHGNRIELRKRRYSLMSHRIMKASASSIKNNPTIMDCLENCTITRDEYERRQSQRYLQRSKLKKRGKKPTQLAAVRKPPYHRRTSSESHGILKNAVMDQSTVADMMAAAEQESQDCISHEESLPIFQGPPSGRQLDTSSASSTSASSSALPPSYDYDQDSQSLGHFSSPTQSVLDFKFPPAMATGHQTPDLNSVLNSTTPVPPQTVASAGTSVSSGASSALAVGASAPDPFAGDSYKYSLGVGLSSMGTSDSAMLPGAGPAAGGMFYDPLVMPTFPAAASDFDAATIAAAPGTPSQGGPANYNISSMVYSGLPLQQQPSQQQQQQLFDFGPLFGAPVASQAAPPYTGNPPALGTMEYLVSSSGGIFKDDEDGL